A region from the Brassica napus cultivar Da-Ae chromosome C8, Da-Ae, whole genome shotgun sequence genome encodes:
- the LOC106448357 gene encoding glutathione S-transferase T3-like yields the protein MRPPRVSRSPSKFSATLWDDLLDASVISSPNLSSKIISPRRLTSMKKAFASVSEIQNERWSDEETNVRQTRSVSLRKERRTWTPTDDVVLISLCLNTSKDAVIWNEQRSLTFWKRIVGYYNASPKLAGCEKREATHCKNRWQKINDVVCKFCGAYEAATREKTSGQNENDVLKLAHEIFFTNYKKKFTLDHAWKELRNDQKWCELSTAKNDGSSRKRKCGDVSHSASSKCPEANSTDDDEATNRPLGVKAAKAGSKKTMGDGKDLSKFQTIWSIKKEDLALKEKLSKIKLLEALIAKQGPLADYEETLKQKLITELMQ from the exons ATGAGGCCTCCTCGTGTCTCTCGCTCTCCTAGCAAATTCTCGGCGACTCTCTGGGACGATCTCCTCGACGCCTCCGTGATCTCTTCTCCTAATCTCTCGTCGAAGATAATCTCTCCTCGACGGCTCACCTCGATGAAGAAAGCCTTCGCCTCTGTCTCCGAAATTCAAAATGAAAG ATGGAGTGATGAAGAGACGAATGTTCGTCAAACAAGAAGCGTCTCACT CCGTAAAGAAAGAAGAACCTGGACGCCAACAGACGATGTCGTTCTCATCAGCTTGTGCTTAAACACGAGCAAAGATGCAGTAATTTGGAATGAGCAAAGGTCGCTTACCTTCTGGAAAAGAATTGTTGGGTACTACAATGCTAGTCCTAAGCTTGCTGGCTGTGAAAAGAGAGAGGCGACTCACTGTAAGAATCGTTGGCAGAAGATCAATGACGTTGTTTGCAAGTTTTGCGGTGCATATGAAGCAGCTACCAGAGAGAAAACCAGTGGacaaaatgagaatgatgttcTGAAGCTAGCACACGAAATCTTCTTCaccaactataaaaaaaaattcactctTGACCATGCTTGGAAAGAGTTGCGTAATGACCAAAAGTGGTGTGAGTTGTCGACAGCTAAAAATGATGGAAGCTCCAGAAAGAGGAAGTGTGGGGATGTATCACATTCAGCAAGCTCTAAATGTCCTGAAGCCAATTccactgatgatgatgaagctacAAATCGACCCCTGGGAGTCAAGGCAGCAAAGGCCGGTTCTAAGAAAACAATGGGAGATGGGAAAGATCTGTCTAAGTTTCAGACAATATGGAGCATCAAAAAGGAAGATTTGGCTTTGAAAGAAAAACTGTCTAAAATTAAGCTTCTCGAGGCTCTCATTGCTAAACAAGGACCACTTGCGGATTATGAAGAAACTTTGAAGCAGAAACTCATTACTGAGTTGATGCAGTAA